The genomic region TGTGCAAGAGCCTTGGTTGGATAAGCTGTTACAGTCCATCTAAGCTCTCTCCTAGCACTTCTCTCCATAAATATCTTTGTTAACTCTCTTCTAGCACCACTCCTAATCTTCATCTTCTCAGGATCTATGCCTATAAAGGGTTTTGTATGGGAAGGAGATATAATTGAGATTGATGCATCAATGTTTTCAAGCACATATTTTTCAATACTACTAATATGTTCAAGCACATCTTTGGTCGCGTATCGATAGAACACTTCACTTATAGATTCATCGCTTAAATTAATCATTACAGGATAACTCCCTCTAGAAACCAGGTATTTCACTACTTCCCTAACAAGCGGTATAGCTTCAACACCAGCATTAACAACTACTTCATCACCCTTCCCTGCTTCAATACAGTATTCTACGAGGAGACGGGCTAGATTAGAAACTCTCGGATCAACCATTACCTTACACCATGAGGAAGATAATTCTACAAGGTATTCTATCAGATAAGTAGCTATTAATGTTAAGCTTTGGAAACTATTAAAAATGCTCGCATTAATTCAAACATTGGATAATAGTTTTTGTATTACTAATCAAAATATTATTTTGGGAGATAAAAATTGGGTTTTAAAGGAGAACGTATTGATTGGGAATCTTATTTTTCTCTCTATAATATCGAGTATGAAATCCTATTGAATGCTTTAGAAAAAATATTTTCTCAAGAAAAAGCTTGTAGATTAAAAGATCTTATTCAACCACAAGTTTTCCATAAGTTAAACCCTAACTTAGTAGCTAAACTAGTTGATCGTGGATTGCTTAAAAGAATACATAGAGGAGGAGAATACTATACAGTTACAACTCGTGGTATAGCAGCTTTTCTATCGGTAGTTAAACATGTTTATGAAATATTAGATGAGTTGCGTGAATCGGATTATTTAACCATTGCCGAAAAAGTTGCTAATAGAGTTTTTCTCGGCGGAATATATCGTGTCAGAGAAGTTCATAATAAACTAGTTAAGAGAACACTTGATCTCCTATCTTTAATTGGTGTTATAGAGAGCAAGAATAATAAATACATAGTAGTTGATTATGATAAGAGAGTAAAGGCTTTAGCGTTTTTTCTCAGAAAAATCAGCACTCTCACAACAATTAGGAATATTGAAGAACTAGTACATATTGCATGTAGCAGTTTATTGATCCCGATTGATTATGAAAACCAAGTACTACAGCATATTATGTCTTATGGAGCGGTGATAGGAGAAAAAGATCCTAGGGAAGCATTGCTTGATCTATTATTCAAAACTCGTAATGTAGCATATGAGAATCTTAAGCGTGGAAAATTAGTTGAAGCAGCTGCATATGAAGCCATGGGATTAGAAATTATGCGAATAATTGAGAAAATGGGTCTTATGGATGAGAAAAACCTAAAAGATATGAAGTCAAAGTTTTTATTCCACTTCTACGTGATCATGGGGGAATTCCTCTATAACAACTTATTATTCGACCTGGCAAAAACCATGTATCATTGGGCGGTTCAAGTAGCTCATGAAAACCCTGTATTAGCCAAGGAAGCTAAGAAGGTGAATGCAAAATACTTGTTAAGCCTTGCAAGAAGTCTTGCAGAGAAGGGCCGTTATGAAGAAGCAATATCGAGACTGCAAGAACTAGTAGGCTACTATAAATCCACAGGATCAATGAGGGAATCACTAATAGCTGAAGCACTAATCAACGAATACATGGCTGAACTCGAGATCAGAAAACATAAGCCATGTAATTCATATAGAACACTATTATCAGCTGTTTCAGTATATAATGAGCTAGGCGGAGAATATAAGAGCAGAGCAGAAGCATTAAGAGTAAAAGCCCTAATAAGCCAAGCAGAATGCTATATTACCAATAAAAAAGACATTAATAAAGCCATTAAGATCTTGGAAAAAGCAAAAGAAAAAGCTGTAGAGATTCTTAGCCCCCATTTAAGAAATGTTGTTGAAAGCATACTACACGAATTAATAGCTTCGCAAAAAGTTGTTGAAGAAAAATATTCTGAAGCAGCCAAAGAATATATGGAGTCAGCAAAATACTATAGTACACGAGGTAATAATTATAGATCACTGCTAAACCAAGCTAGAGGATACAAGTTTAAAGGCTACTCACAAATACTGGAAAACAAACTTAGAGAAGCACTAGAAAACTTTATTGAAGCACATACAAACTATTATAAACTGTTAAAACAAGTTATACGAAAATACTATAAGACCGGAAAACTCAATTATTATGTTTTAAATGAATCAATTAAAGGATATTATGATACAAATACATTAATACATGCTTTAAAAATAATATTAGACACTAATCTTGATATACGGAAAGAAATACACATAATAACGCAGAGCTTGGTCGAAGCAGGAAGAATAAAAGAACAAAAGATTCTTGCAACAATAATAGATTTATTAAATAATAACAAAATCGACGAAGCAAAAATGTTTCTAAGACAAATAATCAACAATGATGATATGCCACCTAGAATAAAAATATTTGCACATGCTCTATCAAAAATAGTGGATAACATAAATAATACTAATACTTATATAAGCAATATCTAGCTTGTAATTAGTATTTAAGATTTAGAATTGATTACAACACATTATTTTGTTAAGTACTTGCAAACATCCTAAAGAGATATATTTTTGAATACAACAAACCAAGTATAAGGTGTGACTATGGAAAAGCATTGGTTTTATGCTGAATTATTAAGTTATTCAATCTTATTAGAAGTATCAGGTTATCCTAAGCCTGGAAATGTTCACAGAACCCGGAATTTGCCGGGTTTAGTGTTTGAGGATTTCCTATATACTGGAGTAGCATCTGTTAAATGGTTTAAGAAAGGAATAATTAGGGGATTACGTGGTTATTCTAGGATCGTTTTTGGAGATATAATTTATGGGATAGTCCACGATACTATTAGTTATAGAGGGGTAAATACCTGTCTAGGATCATCTCTCCTCCTAGCTCCTATAAGTATTGGTATTGGTAAATGTCTTGGCAAGCAAGTAGAAGATATTAAGTGCTATATAGAGGAAGCATTGAATGCATTGAAAAAGACGACGGTTTATGACTCAATATATTTTTATAGAGCGGTTAGATTAGCGAAGCCATCGTATATAAGGAAAACAGATGATACAGGCGAATATGTTAATGTATGGGACAGATGTTTTCGATCAAAACTAATAGCTAGGAATCAGCGATTACATGATATATTGAAATATAGTGCTTCTAGAGATATTGTTGCTGATGAAGTAGTTAATGGTTATCCGAGATCGTTGGATGGAAAAATGTTTTTCCAGGCCAGGATCAATGCACATAAGGACTGGAACCGGGGGGTTGTCGAGACATACCTATATCTTCTAAGCAAATACAAAGATACCACAATAACTAGAACACATGGTGAAAAAATAGCGGCCGAAATAGTTGTTAGAGCAAGAAAAACGTTGAATACAGTATTGGAGAAAAGAAATAATTGGATGAATCAGGTTGAAGATCTAGATGTTTATCTAAGAAAACAAAATATTAATCCGGGATCAATAGCTGACATAGTTGTATCAACTATAGCATTGATCCTACTAGATAAAAATTTATCGTATACAATTAAACATGACAAACAATTGTTAAAATGAAACAGTGAATAACCAATGAGAGAGGTGAAGCAGTATTCCAAAATGCCGTATTTGTGGTAGAAACGCAGTTGTTTATTTGCATCACTCAAGATTATGGCTGTGTAGAGAACACTTCAACAAGTTCATAGAGAATAGGGTTATGAGAACTATTAAGCGATACAATTTAATTAGGAGGGGTGATCGTGTACTACTTGGATTATCAGGCGGAAAGGATAGCGTAGTCTTAGCATATATTCTGAGTAAGCTTAGAGAAACAATTGGTTTCAAACTATACTTGACACATTTAAATCTAGGTATTGGGGAATATAGTAAGAAAACCGTTGAAATAGTGAGGAAGATTTCTGAAAAGATAAATGCTCCCCTAATAATTCTTGATCTCAGAGAAATCCTGAGCATAGGTATACCTGAACTAGCATTAAAAACCCGAAGACCTCCCTGTAGCGTTTGCGGCGTTGTGAAAAGATATTTATTGAATGCATTAGCTGTAGAACTTAAAGCTGATAGTATAGCTACAGGACACAATCTAGATGACATGGTAACTTTTATTCTCAGAGAATTCCTTGTCCAAAACCTTGAACAAATACCAAAATTAGCCCCCCGCATTGAAGGAGCCGAGGATTATTTAGCGACTAAGATAAAACCCTTATACGAAACATATGAGGAGGATATTAAGAAATATGCTGAATTAAACAATATAGATTATGTTGAGGAAAAATGTCCATTAGCAGATGAAAAAACTATAACTAGTAGTTTAAAAAAGCATCTAGGGATTCTAGAAAATAAATTTCCAGGATTAACTATAGGGTTTATACGTAGATTTGTGAAGAACCTTGAGAAATACCCTAAACCCAGAGATACTATTAGGAGATGCAGTATATGTGGAATGCCTAGTAGTGGAGAAGTATGTAGTTTCTGTAAAATAACTCAGAAAGCTCTTGGAAAACCCATGGGACCTTACGCTAGAGAATACATTAGAGAGATCGTCCGTAAAAGCATTACTGATTACTGACAAAAATTGTTTTAGCCCATATTCTTATATGAAGGTATTTCGCCTTTACGTATACGGATGAATAATTTATATAATGGGTATTTATCGAGAACATTTCTAAGATCGGGATCATTCATCATTATATAGACTTCCCAGCTTCTAAGAGCTGGACATATATAGCATCCGATTCTGTAGAATCCTTTATAGTATAATGGATTTAATTCTATATTGTTCAATAACATGTATAGTTGAATATGTGCTGCACTCCAAAACTTTATAGGTGTTACTACTATTTTGTTTTCATTCTCTACATAGATAGGAGGTCTCATGCTTCTAGCTCTAGATTCTCCGTCTCTATCTCCTTTAACTAGGAGAATGTTTCCATCTGATAACTTCCCTATTGTCTCCTCTATTGCTTTTATTTTCCTATAAGTACACCATCTATTATCGTGTCTAGGCATGGGATATCCTTCATCTAGAATGCCTTTGTCTATTCCTGCATAGACTCTTATAACTTCTACTCCTAGACGTTCAGCTATTTCATTAATGTATTTATGAGTCCATGGAAACTCTGTTCCTGTATCAGCATATATTGTTTTCACCTTATTTTTCGAGAAAACTTTTAAAGTCAATAATAGTGTTGCAGTACTATCTTTTCCACCACTCCACGGAACAATTATTGTATCTGCCCATTCACGGTATTTTTCGAGTATTTTGATAGATATTTTTTCGTATAATGAGAGAACTTGTTTATTAGCTTCTAAAACATTTTTCTCATTTGGCTCATCATATGTTTCTCTAATAATTTTTCCTTTAGGGATGATTCCTTCATCTGGTATTTGTAGTATTGCTACTTTTTTATCTCCACAGTATATGTCATGTTCTCCACCATATTTTCTTACAAAGAGGGGTAGTTCACATGTTTTACCTCCAAGAATCTTTTCCAGGTTATATAAGAATTCTTCGCCTATTCCTAAGAAGATATCATATGCTGGGTCAATATTGTAGTCTTCAAGCCTAATACCCTTGTATTGGCTGAGAACATATGCTTCAACATCATTTCTCCAACCAACAGCTAGTCTGAAAATACTTTTACCTATATCGAATATCCATGCTAAATGCTCTATTCTCGTATTACGAACTCTTTTCCTAGGCACAACTTGTATTGCTAGGTTGTCTGGTTTATTCTTCCTTAATTCATCAATAATATTTTGTTCTTCTCTGCCGAGTAATAGGAGGTAGAATTTATCATCACTAATTATTTCTTTAAGCCTATAGTTTATGTCATCAATTGTTCTTGCACCATGTAATGTATATACTTTTATGTTCCAGTCCTTATAAAACCTATTAATCATAGCTTTAACAGCGTCTGCATCCTTAGAGCTACGAACAATAATATTGATCATCTTCTATGCATCCACTATGCGATGGTTCGTTAAAAATGTGTTGTTTAGAGCCTTAAAATAATTTATTTTAGTAATAGTATTGGAAAACCTTATTTCTTTACTTAATAGATACGTTTGGATTGCATGGTTCTATCTTTAGTATGCCTTTATCGATGAGGATTTTCTCCAGTAATGGTATTCCCTTATCGCTTCCAATAGTATTGTCTATTTCTATTAATAGATTCTTTTTCTTATAGTATTCTATGATTGGCTGAAATGTTTCATAGTATATTTTATATCTCCTACGTATAACTTCTGGTTCATCATCTGATCTCCTTATAAGAGGTGTTCCATCATCATCGCATCTGAGATCGTTCTTTGGAGGATTAAATAATAAGTTATAGACTCTTCCACATTTTGGACAAATATATCTATTACTGAGCCTTCTAACAGCTTCTTCCATAGCAATATATATGTGTATAGCTGCGTCAAGCTTGGTTATTTCATCTAGAGCTTCTGCTTGCCTAATAGTTCTAGGGAAACCATCAAGTATAAATCCTTTAGCCGTATCTGGTTGTTGCAATCTCTTCTTAACTATTTCTATAACTATATCATCAGGAACTAGTTCTCCTCTATCAAGTATATCTTTTATCTTTTTCCCAAGCTCTGTTCCTTTAGCTACTTCCTCCCTGAATATGTCTCCTGTACTAATATGTGGGATACAATATTTTTTCGAGAAATACCTTGCATATGTGCCTTTACCTGCTCCTGGAGGACCGATTAATATTATTCGCAACATGTAACACCCATAGATATTTCTTCTTGCTAGTAAGAAATATTTGTGTTTTAGAATATATTATATTCTCGGATAATTCTAGAAAACAATATATTGATCATGTGTGGCGAATAATATGGGTAAGAAGCTAAGATGGGGGAGAGATATAGGGTTTCTGTTTA from Staphylothermus marinus F1 harbors:
- a CDS encoding adenylate kinase; protein product: MLRIILIGPPGAGKGTYARYFSKKYCIPHISTGDIFREEVAKGTELGKKIKDILDRGELVPDDIVIEIVKKRLQQPDTAKGFILDGFPRTIRQAEALDEITKLDAAIHIYIAMEEAVRRLSNRYICPKCGRVYNLLFNPPKNDLRCDDDGTPLIRRSDDEPEVIRRRYKIYYETFQPIIEYYKKKNLLIEIDNTIGSDKGIPLLEKILIDKGILKIEPCNPNVSIK
- a CDS encoding triphosphoribosyl-dephospho-CoA synthase, producing the protein MEKHWFYAELLSYSILLEVSGYPKPGNVHRTRNLPGLVFEDFLYTGVASVKWFKKGIIRGLRGYSRIVFGDIIYGIVHDTISYRGVNTCLGSSLLLAPISIGIGKCLGKQVEDIKCYIEEALNALKKTTVYDSIYFYRAVRLAKPSYIRKTDDTGEYVNVWDRCFRSKLIARNQRLHDILKYSASRDIVADEVVNGYPRSLDGKMFFQARINAHKDWNRGVVETYLYLLSKYKDTTITRTHGEKIAAEIVVRARKTLNTVLEKRNNWMNQVEDLDVYLRKQNINPGSIADIVVSTIALILLDKNLSYTIKHDKQLLK
- a CDS encoding phosphoadenosine phosphosulfate reductase family protein, giving the protein MINIIVRSSKDADAVKAMINRFYKDWNIKVYTLHGARTIDDINYRLKEIISDDKFYLLLLGREEQNIIDELRKNKPDNLAIQVVPRKRVRNTRIEHLAWIFDIGKSIFRLAVGWRNDVEAYVLSQYKGIRLEDYNIDPAYDIFLGIGEEFLYNLEKILGGKTCELPLFVRKYGGEHDIYCGDKKVAILQIPDEGIIPKGKIIRETYDEPNEKNVLEANKQVLSLYEKISIKILEKYREWADTIIVPWSGGKDSTATLLLTLKVFSKNKVKTIYADTGTEFPWTHKYINEIAERLGVEVIRVYAGIDKGILDEGYPMPRHDNRWCTYRKIKAIEETIGKLSDGNILLVKGDRDGESRARSMRPPIYVENENKIVVTPIKFWSAAHIQLYMLLNNIELNPLYYKGFYRIGCYICPALRSWEVYIMMNDPDLRNVLDKYPLYKLFIRIRKGEIPSYKNMG
- a CDS encoding TIGR00269 family protein; the protein is MCGRNAVVYLHHSRLWLCREHFNKFIENRVMRTIKRYNLIRRGDRVLLGLSGGKDSVVLAYILSKLRETIGFKLYLTHLNLGIGEYSKKTVEIVRKISEKINAPLIILDLREILSIGIPELALKTRRPPCSVCGVVKRYLLNALAVELKADSIATGHNLDDMVTFILREFLVQNLEQIPKLAPRIEGAEDYLATKIKPLYETYEEDIKKYAELNNIDYVEEKCPLADEKTITSSLKKHLGILENKFPGLTIGFIRRFVKNLEKYPKPRDTIRRCSICGMPSSGEVCSFCKITQKALGKPMGPYAREYIREIVRKSITDY